Genomic DNA from Larus michahellis chromosome 3, bLarMic1.1, whole genome shotgun sequence:
CCTAGATAACAGGAGGATGACAGTAGTGGATCAGATCAAAGGATCTTTGTCTGTTCTCTGATGATGGCTAGGAGTGTGTGCCCTGGTAAGAGTACAAGCAGAGAGCAAGTTTATAGCAGTGTGCCACCCTGATTGTCCTTCCAGTGTAGAGTGTATTTAGAATCACTGTGATAAGAAAAATCTGTTGATCTTTAAACCTGGTTAAACTTCTGGTGCTGCAGTGTGCTGCTGCAAACGGTTTCACAAGCTCAGTTACCTGTCACTTTCTGATGTTGATGCCTTGTCTGCCTGTTTCCCCTCACCACACCCATGCTTGTATTGGAAAAGTGCAGGGATGTTTGTTTGGTAATTGGCCTTTCAGGGGCAAATATCTAGCCAGTGGTCTCTTGTTTTAGTTTGCAGAGGTGTAgtctgtttatttgtttctcaTATGGAAGCTGTTTTATACTAGTGACTAGGTAACGTGAAGGCAAGAAATCAAGCATGTAATTCTCTTGGGTACTTTCAGCACAATGTGTTGGCTAAGATTAGGTTGCCAGACGTATCCCAGTACTAACAATATGTATGAATGCATTGCAGCTGCTGTTCTTGAGTGCTGTCGGCCTGGGAGGGCTGGTCCAGTATGTCATCTGGAAGACACATCTATGTTAGAGACTGTTTGGCTTTACTTCTGTGCATGGATTAACTAACCACATAAATAAATGAGCTGACCTCTTATGACCTCAGCCTGTGATCGCAAGTAATCAGATATCTGATGTTTTTATCTTTGCCATCCTGCAATAGTTATAGTGCAATGTGAAAGAAGCAGCGAAGTTTTGGATGTCTCTGACTTGTAAAATCCTCCTCACTAGGCTAGGGAAACCTCTTTAAGGAATCATGTTGGTCTACTTGATTCAGTTTTGAATTTAAAGTGCTTTTTCCCACTCATGGGTCCAGCTGGTGAGGAAGCTTCACAGTTAAAGGCCTTTGTGAAGCAACCAGAGAGTTTCCCACAAAACCAACTTTCTTGCGTATCTGTTTGTAATTTAGTAGAAATGAAAGCGGTTGAACGTAGGAGTTACCAGATGTGGCAATATTTGACAGTTGAGCCTCCAaaggaaacttatttttaaaataaacctgttttaacaaagagaagcagaaactgGATTTCTCATAAAACTCTGTAAGGAACATCTTTCTCGTTAAAGAGATTATGTTCTTATATCTCTCACGTCACTTACCAAAGAGGCTTTTGGCAGCTTTGGCAATTTTGAGGAGTGCTTAAGTCAATTTAGCAGCCAGAAACCAGAAGCTAGAGCACAGGAGTCAGCTGACCGGAGGTCATGGTTTCATATCAGTGgtttgagggagaaaataaagctttgaaggagaaaaaagtagTTCTAAATTCTGGTAGGGATACCTGCTGTTTattctgtaacttcttttttaGTCACTCTGGTCCAGAGAATAAGTTGCTGTAAGAGTTGTGCCTGCTTTGAGAGCGGGGTGTGTTGGGTGGCTCAGTAAGACAGATGAGGGTGGTACTGTCGCCTGGGGAGGACAAGAGCCAACTTGGTCACAGGCTTGGGGGAGCGTCCATGGGCGCTGCTTTGCGAAGGACTACGTCCTACAACCAGGGATGTTGGTACAGTGGTTTTGGAGGTTGTTTTCTGTTGTTCGGGTTTGGCTTGTTTTGAGACCAGTCCATTGGTTCAGCTCCTTAAAATGCTCCTTCAGCCTAACGAGAATGACCGCATCCTTCTTTCTGAATGCATGTGCCTTGAGCTGGCTCCTGGGGGAGTGGCCCAGAAATGGACGAATATAAGCTACCTGGCAGGGCAGGCCATGTctctctgcttgcttttattttttttttgcagtcacaTGCAGTCCTCAAAGACCATGTGCTGCATTGCTTGTAGTGTGAATTGAAGGATTGAAAGATTTTTATTGTTCCGTCAATTCTGCCCTGGATTCTGGAAATATCAATGTGATGCATTGTGATTATTTAGCTGTGCTTGCCTAAAATACTTGTCAAAATTTtaccttttgtattttaaacacttgatcgctttttttgttgttttctttttcttctagaattCTTCCGAGAGCCACAATTGTGCCAAAAGCATCTTGACCTCAGACAGGTTGCAGATAGTCGTGACCCTTTCGGAGTTCTTTAACGAAACCTGGGAGACAGCCAACTGTGCAAGTATGTGACTCGTTCTGTAGCTTTCATGCTACTGTTATGACTTAGCCCCTAAAATTTGCACAGGTCAGAatcatatttatttgtttaaatacagTCAGTAGATAacacaaaaatcccaaactagAGCCACTCCAATGAAGGGTAGCAGAGCTTTTTATTCTGTAAGGCATAGTGCCAAAATCTGAGGGCACTAGCCTGTCAGAAAACTTAGTTGTTATATAAATTTAGGCTATTCTTTCAAAAGGtagtgtcctggttctggtggggatagggttaattttcacaagaagctgggacgGGACACAGCTGGTAGGCTGACCCACACTAGCCAAAGGGGTATTGGATACCATGTGGTGCTGTGCTAAGTATATAGCTGGAAGAGGGGGCTTATCCCAACTCCCATCCGTGAGCAGTAGTACATTAATTGAGTTTTATATATTCCTTTATCAGTATTGTTGTtgtcattttcctctttcctttgctgttctgttaaactgcctttatcacaacccacgagttttgcctttttcttccaattctcctgTCTCTGCCAgggaggggagtgagtgagcgacTGTATGGGTCTTtttgctggctggggctaaaccacgacaggtaGTCatgtcagttttctttttgatctACAGACCTTGCTGGAGACTTTCCTTGGCTTCATTGtggtttcttctatttttttttgtcttcccatttttttaaaaactgacataAGACGCTTTTCCTTGTTTGTTAGTGAAGTCAGTAACTCTGGAATGCTTACACATTGAACAGTATCTGCCTCCACAGCCATTCTTTTTATCTCATTTTATGGGTGGAAGGTGTTCCTGTATCTCACCGTCCCCGTGCTGACGGTGCTGTGCCACGCTTACAGCTAAAGTATGGCTTTTTGCCATTGCCCTGGTGCGGGAAGGGGGACCCTACACTAATAGGTGCACTAAAAAACAGAGGGAGTAGCGCTATGGAGTTGAGTGTTAAAGACGCTGGGTTTGCTGCAGAGTTCCTTGACAGCCCAGAAGAGTTTGTTTCCATTTGTGAGTCTGGGCTGTATGAGGACTGAGAAGGCAGTGCAGGAGGAGCTCTGTGGTCTATGTTCTCCTGCCGTGCTTAGCTTGTGACCTGTGTGCTGCCTGCCCAATGTCCAGTTGAATGCTCGCCCTCAGCACTGATAGTGCTTCCTTCTTTCGGGAGGGTTTTCTAGTATGTTGGCTTGCTCTCATGGTGCAGTTGCCGAACATCTAAATTCCCAAATGACTGTTGTTTTCAAGGGTCTGTATGATTAGAGCAGCTGGagtggggtgggatggatggaaaCAGTAGCGTGGTAGGGTTGAGCCTGTGACTGGGAGGAAAGACACAGAGCTCCCCTCAAAGCTGGTGAAATGGCCAgctcttttctttaagaaaaataacctACGCTCTCATTCTGCCGTTGTATCCATGGTCTAGCTGTTTCCTGGACACTCTCCGTTTCATCTCCACTGCCgctgcttctgcttttgcatAATGGCTGTTACTGTTGCTGGGCAAAGCCAGATTTGCAGggtagaaaataaaagtaatgccTTGTTTTATCTTAAAGTCCAAAGATAATTCAGACCCCCTCTTCAGAAAGCTCTTGATAATAGTCTTCATCTTTCACTTAATCAAGGCCAATTAATTCTGAAATATGTTCTTGATGAAGCGTTAGGTCAGCAGGTCTGAGACATCAATGGCAGGCAGATAAGGAAACCGCAGTGCTGACTAGACCTGTCTTTTATAGTCAAGAGCTCTTTTTGCAGGAGTGGAGTGTCTGGGGCTTGTCGGCTATGGAAATGTTAGAAATTAGAATATcctgatgtttttctttctctttgacaGATTGTTTAAAGAACAGCAGTGAGGGATTATCAAATTCTACTGTAGAATTCCTGGATTTATTCAATAAATCTCTGACATGTTTTGAACATAACCTTCAGGTATTTATGCTGTGTATTTAAGAGAAGCACTAAATCCTCTAATTGCTAGCAAAATCTTCTGTGTGCTGAATAAACTGCAGATGCATATTAAGCAAATAGACTGCCTATTTGTCACAAACTCAGGTGAGTTTGTGAATTTTAGGCAGATAAAGCAATGATCTGTAAAATGCAGATGTTTACAGATTGAGAGCctaaaattaattctaattgGTATTCACCTTGACTTCATTTTGTGTGTAATTGCAGTGCTACTTCACATCAGAATTTCTGAGTTCACAACAGTTGATAATTATATAGTAAGAAACATTGTGTCTGCATGCTGGAAGTCTCTTTTTCTACCTCTTTGGAGAACTGTTGTCTTCTGAGTTAACAATTCAATCTTTAAATAGCCTTTTGATAATATAGACTAGTTCAGAAAGACCAGTACCTTAAATCATTGTAACAATTCTTTTGACTAGTAAAATTATGGGTAGACAACATTTGTTTGTGTTGCAAAGGCAATTTAATTCACTTAGTGAAACAAATGTGGTAATTGTCCTCAGAGAAAATGCCCTAAGAAACTGCGTATTCCATTTGAGTCGGAAACTGGCCAAGTTCTGGGATCATTCAATGGTGAAAATGGGAAATGATGGGTATGAAACAATCTCTGAGGAAACtaactgggtttgttttgtttgtttgtttttttttaaattattaatgatTTTTAGGAAATGTGCCTTTACAGGCCGTGGCCAGGAGCTGTGAGGACTGGCCTATTGATCAGTTCAGTGTCTGAACTAGAGCTTAACCCAGTGGTCAGTGGGTAGCTGGTAGAACCATTACTGGGTTAGAATATCTTTAGAgattgcagttttgttttcaagtGTGTCATATTGCATTTGGGGGTGGTGAAGGCCACAAATGAAAAGGATTACTTATTATGGCAAAGTCTGTCCCTGTCAGTACAGCTCAGCAGTAACAACAGTTACTTCTTAGGTATGGGCAAacgaaaaccaaaacacagtattAAGGAACCTGATCTCTGGCTCCAGAATAACATTTAATtactggtatttatttattttttttttctccttctgggaACTGGTACTTTAAaaattagtctcttttttttcttaaaaaaaaaaaaaagctgctagtTCAGGGAACAGTTTGAGATGCATGATCTGCAGGAAATGGATCCTGTCCCTACTGAATTAGAGTTGGtcccttttcctcctgcattCTCATGTGAGTTGTCTGTCTGGGCCTCTACTCCATCTAGGATGCTAGAAACCTGGATTTTGGTTCAAACTTGACTCCAGTTTTGAAggttggttatttttatttttataatgcctTAAAACTCTATATGAATGCTGTTTTATAACCCTAGGGACAAGCCATCTATCTGTCACCAAGTAACTATACAGAAGTATGTAAAAACTGCAACGAAACGTACAAAATGTTGAATGACCTGTATAACAACTTGCAAAGGATGAACAGGCAAGGTGGAGAGTCTGGGCACTCCGCACACTTGTGTATCGACGTGGAGGATGCAGTAAGTATTTATTAATACTCAACGGAGAGGCCTTGTCATGGAGGTCTTTATTAACCTGAGCCATTTGTGCTTGTCTTGCTAGGGATTGCCTTTTCCCTTTAGGTGTGGGAGGGTGCGGGCGGCACTGCCTTTGTCTGGCTGATGTCGCCAGGGGAAGAAGTTATTTCGGATCTCGGTGGGGCTATCTCGCTCTGTCCTGTCCTCAGTCAGTGCAGCAGGAGCGTGACTGAAGCTCCTGATCACCCCAGTGCGTTCTAGTTGGAGTAGCTGCACTTTACTTTCTTGTTACCGTGAAGGggatgggtttaaaaaaaaaattaaaaaaaaataatctcttaatcTTCTGGCTTTTAATGCAAAGCTTTACTGCTATTGTTCTAGCCAGTGTAATAATTGATTCCTTATTAGAGCAGCTGTTTCTGGGGGTCGTCAGCATTGACGACATATGTTTGGATAAAGCTGTGTTGTATTGTGGGGTTTTAAGTGGCTGGGCAAAAGGAGCATTGTCGAAAATGTGGGATTAGCCCTGTCCCCGCAGGCAGTCAGTGAGTTCTCTGGGAAACAAGCATGTGGCAATGTCTACAGTATATCTGAGCGTAGTCTGCTTTTGGAGCTCATGAAAGTTTTGATGTGAAATCTCAGCTCTGTTGAAATTGTCTGTTTCTACATTTTcaggggtttgtttgcttttaagggGAGATCTGTTGTTTTCTGTGATCATATTTGAACACTTGCATGTCTTGAGGCCTGAGTGTTTGCCATGCTGTGCAGCAGATGTGCACGTGCTTGCTCTCAtggcttgcttatttttttcttgtagatgAACATCACTCGGAAGCTTTGGAGCAGGACTTTCAACTGTTCTGTTCCCTGCAGTGATACGGTCCCAGTGATTGCGGTTTCCTCCTTTATCCTCTTCCTACCTATTGTTTTTTATCTTAGCAGCTTCCTTCACTCGAAGCAGAAGAAGCGGATACTCATTTTGCGTAAGTGACGGTGCTGGCGTTTCGCCATTAGAGTCGGGTGGTGCCAGGGACTTGCTTGGCTCTCGCGGGAGAGGGGGCCCAGCCAGATCCGCCTGCAGCTGTGCTGACGGCGCTAATAGCGACTATTAGTCTGCTGCTGTCCCCTGAAGAAGGGCGGTAAAGAGCTTCAGCCATATCTTTTCATTAAAGTTTCTGGATGTGAATGGAAAGCTGTTTGCAAGTCTGCGTCGGATAAATAGAGGGAGTGGAGAGACTAGTTTTGTGGAATTCTTTGTGTttaattttcatataatttttccctttctagcCAAGCGCATCCAGTCAAATGCCAGTCTTGTGAATATCcaagaaaaatacagctgagctgcaaaacaaaacctgagaaCTGCTGCTGGTATACAGTGGGTACAAT
This window encodes:
- the OSTM1 gene encoding osteopetrosis-associated transmembrane protein 1, with translation MAPVRCLLPLLPALALALGPAAGELRRPLALGEAEELAEELWDAEGLPGDLPELEPECRRLLAAFAEGSATLTGCLGRRARPVRLCQDCHRHYRSLLAQYGSIARAVGNSSESHNCAKSILTSDRLQIVVTLSEFFNETWETANCANCLKNSSEGLSNSTVEFLDLFNKSLTCFEHNLQGQAIYLSPSNYTEVCKNCNETYKMLNDLYNNLQRMNRQGGESGHSAHLCIDVEDAMNITRKLWSRTFNCSVPCSDTVPVIAVSSFILFLPIVFYLSSFLHSKQKKRILILPKRIQSNASLVNIQEKYS